In Novipirellula caenicola, one genomic interval encodes:
- the cydB gene encoding cytochrome d ubiquinol oxidase subunit II — MSYEALTFIWFVLLGVLLCGYAILDGFDLGVGILHPFIAQDDRERRLVMNSIGPLWDGNEVWLVTFGGALFAAFPVAYATVFSSFYTAFFLLLTCLIGRAVSLEFRSKVQSKRWRSVWDTGFFLSSVTAAALLGIAAGNVMAGMELGPKYKYEGSLLSQIYWYPLLVGGLTVSLFALHGAIYLYLKTEDELQDRVRRAIPRLFYVFAGLYVIVTIATWWHVPHATENIAANPVLWVVPILNALAVMNIPRAMHLGKPGYAFFTSSMVILAFAALFSVAIFPNFMLSTIDPAFSVTLDNARSSQQTLGTMLIIAAIGMPCVLSYTVTIYWIFRGKVKLDPHSY; from the coding sequence ATGAGTTACGAAGCGCTGACGTTTATCTGGTTCGTGCTTTTGGGCGTGTTGCTTTGTGGCTACGCGATCCTGGATGGGTTTGATCTAGGCGTCGGGATTCTACATCCGTTCATCGCCCAAGACGATCGCGAGCGTCGTTTGGTGATGAATTCGATTGGCCCGCTATGGGACGGCAACGAAGTCTGGTTAGTGACCTTTGGCGGAGCACTCTTTGCCGCATTTCCAGTCGCCTACGCAACGGTGTTTAGTAGTTTTTACACCGCCTTCTTTTTGTTGTTGACGTGTTTGATCGGTCGCGCGGTCAGCCTCGAATTCCGTTCGAAAGTCCAATCGAAGCGTTGGCGATCGGTCTGGGACACAGGCTTTTTTCTCTCCTCGGTAACGGCAGCGGCGCTGCTTGGTATTGCCGCGGGGAACGTCATGGCGGGCATGGAACTAGGGCCGAAATACAAATACGAAGGCAGTTTGCTGAGCCAGATCTATTGGTACCCGCTGCTTGTTGGCGGGTTGACGGTTTCACTATTTGCACTGCATGGTGCGATCTATCTGTATTTAAAAACCGAAGATGAACTGCAAGACCGTGTTCGACGAGCGATCCCGCGGCTGTTTTACGTGTTCGCAGGACTATATGTCATCGTGACGATAGCCACATGGTGGCATGTTCCGCATGCGACCGAGAACATAGCGGCGAACCCCGTTCTCTGGGTCGTGCCGATATTGAATGCGTTAGCGGTGATGAATATCCCGCGAGCGATGCATTTGGGCAAACCTGGCTATGCGTTCTTCACCTCATCCATGGTCATCTTGGCGTTTGCAGCGTTATTCAGCGTCGCGATCTTTCCCAACTTCATGCTCTCAACGATCGATCCCGCGTTTAGTGTCACGCTCGACAACGCCCGCAGCAGCCAGCAGACCCTTGGCACGATGTTGATCATCGCCGCGATCGGAATGCCCTGTGTGCTCAGCTACACCGTCACGATCTACTGGATTTTCCGAGGCAAAGTCAAACTCGACCCCCACAGCTATTAA
- a CDS encoding GxxExxY protein, translating to MRAIDYPVVSFVFATHQKIGCLADEGVYQRELLRVLQGNNLDGQIEVPVELSFRDFSIPLKLDLALEKKVIYELKTVSTLSGKHVSQLLNYLYLTDASHGKLINFRPRTVQMRFVNATVDSVERRRFDFDLSAFCGDLELCLLVKELVKDWGTGLDASLYRRAILHCTRQDVTREEMLPMRSDGTSLGCQRFHLLSSDIALSVTTYKNCTKQNRRDFEKIIALSPVRRLHWLNIVHHKVQLTTIERQ from the coding sequence ATGCGAGCGATCGACTATCCCGTTGTAAGTTTCGTGTTCGCGACGCACCAAAAAATAGGTTGCCTCGCAGACGAGGGGGTATATCAAAGAGAGCTTTTGAGAGTCTTGCAGGGCAACAATCTTGACGGACAAATTGAGGTTCCGGTTGAACTGTCGTTTCGAGATTTCTCAATCCCTCTCAAATTGGATCTCGCACTCGAAAAGAAAGTGATCTATGAACTTAAAACGGTTTCGACATTATCTGGCAAGCACGTCTCTCAGTTACTGAACTACTTGTACTTAACCGATGCGAGTCATGGGAAGTTGATCAATTTTCGACCTCGCACGGTACAGATGCGGTTCGTGAATGCGACCGTTGACTCGGTTGAGCGACGCCGTTTCGATTTTGATTTATCTGCTTTCTGTGGGGATCTTGAACTCTGCTTGCTCGTGAAGGAGTTGGTCAAGGATTGGGGCACCGGACTCGATGCATCGCTTTATCGACGTGCAATCTTGCACTGCACTAGACAAGACGTGACGCGAGAGGAAATGTTGCCAATGCGATCAGACGGTACGTCGCTGGGGTGCCAAAGATTCCATTTGCTGTCGTCTGATATCGCACTGAGCGTAACCACGTATAAAAACTGCACAAAGCAAAACCGACGTGATTTCGAAAAAATAATCGCGCTCAGTCCGGTTCGTCGCTTGCACTGGCTCAACATCGTCCATCACAAGGTTCAACTAACAACGATCGAGCGGCAATGA
- a CDS encoding ABC-F family ATP-binding cassette domain-containing protein, with the protein MAKSISVSDVSFRFPNQTPIFTNLNVHFGLCRTAIVGRNGVGKSTLLKLIQGQLLPSKGSIVTAGTIAVLNQSVQADPQLTIADLFGVGNEFATLQRIERGVGSEADFSAADWTLETRITSALARVGLAFTADLRLAEMSGGQRTRVGIASLVFANADFLLLDEPTNNLDRDGRNQVIELLQNWQAGAVVISHDRELLESMDSIIELTSLGVKTYGGNWSEYQSQKTRERQAAQRDLAEAEKQEVRLTKRNQAKVQRQSRRNRTGKKSVTKGGMPRILAGARKERSEQTTADKHLESVRLREQANQKMSEAREKIEIIDPFRVELPSTNLHPSKSILRIDDVTFGFEPERPIVRDFSLTITGPERISINGRNGSGKSTLVALIAGTLQPWSGTVDRRSEFAILDQAVSVMEMDRTVRENYKRINPSSSENECRAALARFKFRSEAAMQVAATLSGGELLRAGLACVLGCPVPPPLLILDEPTNHLDLESIETVESGLKAYDGAIIVVSHDVSFLKSIGVTREVMLEDDET; encoded by the coding sequence ATGGCCAAATCGATTTCCGTCTCGGATGTTAGCTTCCGATTTCCCAACCAGACTCCAATCTTCACCAACCTGAACGTCCACTTTGGATTGTGCCGCACCGCGATTGTCGGCCGCAACGGCGTCGGCAAATCGACGCTGCTGAAACTGATTCAAGGGCAACTGCTACCAAGCAAGGGAAGCATCGTGACGGCAGGAACGATCGCCGTGCTCAATCAATCGGTCCAGGCCGATCCGCAGTTGACGATTGCGGATCTATTTGGGGTCGGGAATGAATTTGCAACATTGCAACGGATCGAGCGTGGCGTTGGCAGCGAAGCTGATTTTTCCGCAGCCGATTGGACGCTGGAAACACGTATCACATCCGCGCTCGCACGCGTTGGGCTCGCCTTCACCGCAGACTTGCGTCTTGCAGAAATGTCAGGCGGACAAAGGACGCGAGTTGGTATCGCGTCACTCGTTTTTGCCAATGCCGACTTTTTACTACTGGATGAACCGACCAACAATCTCGATCGTGACGGACGAAATCAGGTTATTGAGTTGCTTCAAAATTGGCAAGCTGGTGCCGTGGTGATCAGCCATGACCGTGAATTACTCGAGTCAATGGATTCGATCATCGAACTCACGTCGCTCGGTGTTAAAACGTACGGTGGAAATTGGAGCGAATATCAATCGCAGAAGACTCGAGAACGGCAGGCCGCCCAGCGAGATTTGGCGGAGGCCGAAAAACAGGAAGTCCGCCTGACGAAACGGAACCAAGCCAAGGTCCAGCGGCAGTCGCGGCGGAATCGCACAGGGAAAAAATCGGTAACGAAGGGTGGGATGCCCCGAATCTTGGCAGGCGCACGAAAGGAGCGGAGCGAACAGACAACCGCGGACAAACATCTTGAATCCGTTCGTTTGCGAGAACAAGCGAACCAGAAAATGAGTGAAGCACGCGAAAAGATCGAAATCATCGATCCATTTCGAGTCGAGTTGCCGTCCACGAATCTCCATCCATCAAAGTCCATCCTACGCATCGATGACGTCACGTTCGGTTTCGAGCCGGAGCGTCCGATTGTTCGTGATTTCTCGCTGACCATCACAGGGCCTGAGCGAATTTCGATTAATGGCCGAAATGGCTCGGGCAAGTCCACGCTCGTTGCGTTGATCGCGGGTACCCTGCAGCCCTGGAGCGGCACGGTGGATCGTCGGTCCGAGTTCGCGATCTTGGACCAAGCCGTCAGTGTTATGGAGATGGACCGCACCGTGCGAGAAAATTACAAGCGGATCAACCCTTCGTCGAGCGAGAATGAGTGCCGAGCCGCGTTGGCTCGTTTCAAATTTCGCAGCGAAGCCGCGATGCAAGTCGCAGCGACGCTCAGCGGCGGCGAGTTATTGCGAGCGGGACTGGCGTGCGTCCTTGGCTGTCCCGTTCCCCCACCGCTGCTGATCTTGGATGAACCCACCAATCACTTGGACCTTGAATCGATTGAAACCGTCGAATCGGGGCTAAAAGCCTATGACGGCGCAATCATCGTCGTCAGCCACGATGTATCGTTTCTAAAGTCGATTGGGGTGACGCGTGAAGTCATGCTTGAAGACGACGAAACATAA
- a CDS encoding PhzF family phenazine biosynthesis protein — MPAPPSVPLWQVDAFTERPFHGNPAAVCLLDTAANPEWMQHVAAEMNLAETAFVTRTRIKNTFDLRWFTPTTEVDLCGHATLAAAHVLIEQGQVDECVPIRFQTRSGELKCQPKEGKIALDFPSTPANESLDATETHACQSVFGITAIFAARTKFDILLVVEAPQTVRELKPNFVSMADIETRGIIVTACADEEGVDFVSRFFAPRCGINEDPVTGSAHCCLAPYWSARLGRNPLIGYQASSRGGMVHAEIKGDRVQLSGNAVTVMEGKLWTTP; from the coding sequence ATGCCTGCACCACCCTCCGTCCCACTTTGGCAAGTCGACGCGTTTACCGAGCGTCCTTTTCATGGCAATCCTGCCGCAGTTTGCCTCCTCGACACCGCCGCGAATCCTGAATGGATGCAGCACGTCGCGGCCGAGATGAATCTTGCAGAGACCGCATTCGTTACTCGCACTCGCATCAAAAACACTTTTGATTTGCGTTGGTTCACCCCCACCACCGAAGTCGATCTGTGTGGCCATGCCACCTTGGCCGCCGCTCACGTTTTGATTGAACAAGGACAAGTCGACGAGTGCGTCCCCATCCGTTTCCAAACACGTAGCGGAGAGCTGAAGTGTCAACCGAAGGAAGGAAAAATCGCACTCGATTTCCCATCGACTCCCGCCAACGAATCACTCGATGCGACGGAGACACATGCATGCCAGTCCGTATTTGGCATCACCGCAATTTTTGCAGCACGCACGAAATTCGATATTCTGTTGGTCGTGGAGGCTCCACAAACCGTGCGTGAGCTGAAGCCAAATTTCGTCTCGATGGCGGACATTGAAACTCGGGGAATCATCGTGACCGCGTGTGCGGATGAAGAGGGGGTCGATTTTGTCTCGCGATTTTTCGCCCCACGCTGCGGAATCAACGAGGATCCGGTAACCGGATCGGCGCACTGCTGTTTGGCTCCCTATTGGTCAGCCCGGTTAGGACGGAATCCACTGATCGGATACCAAGCTTCCTCACGAGGCGGCATGGTCCACGCCGAAATCAAGGGCGACCGCGTCCAACTCAGTGGCAACGCTGTGACCGTGATGGAAGGCAAATTGTGGACCACCCCATGA
- a CDS encoding GNAT family N-acetyltransferase produces the protein MNSVAQIHLRHYDPSDAPALLALFCDTVRRVNFRDYTHKQIEAWAPADMPIDPWATRFEGKIAYVAERGQSIAGFADMTSSGYLDRLFVSADFQRQGVARKLLRAMLQRAADLQLSEVTTEASITAKPFFLAESFVVVQKQTVTCRGVEFTNFLMRRSIS, from the coding sequence ATGAATTCTGTGGCGCAAATCCATTTAAGGCACTATGATCCTTCGGACGCTCCGGCGCTCCTAGCCCTGTTTTGCGACACGGTGCGGCGCGTCAATTTTCGTGACTACACCCACAAGCAAATCGAGGCTTGGGCACCGGCCGACATGCCGATTGACCCTTGGGCAACCCGATTTGAAGGCAAAATTGCCTATGTGGCTGAGCGAGGGCAATCCATTGCGGGTTTCGCCGACATGACATCAAGCGGGTATTTGGATCGCTTGTTTGTTTCGGCGGACTTCCAGCGACAAGGCGTCGCCAGGAAATTGCTGCGAGCGATGTTGCAGCGTGCCGCCGACCTGCAACTTTCCGAAGTGACAACTGAAGCCAGCATTACTGCAAAGCCATTTTTTCTTGCCGAGTCGTTTGTCGTGGTCCAAAAGCAAACAGTGACTTGCCGTGGCGTCGAATTTACGAATTTCTTAATGCGACGCAGCATCAGCTAA
- a CDS encoding endonuclease/exonuclease/phosphatase family protein, which produces MTNDDAQQSGPPEHRRGPVHVSVLALKRCIELFLITSSLVAIAAMTAGMFGRWHYLLDLASHLRVQATMGLLGAGIGLVLLRRHRVGGILLVIGGGLLISLLPFYWPTDPVTGTTYRLMTANVLTRNTNHAAVLRVIAETDPDLVVLQETDAEWTRALELGLRDSYPFRRLLPREDNFGMSVFSKHRWSKCDVVSFSLETQLPSVVMDLALPDGDPIQLIATHPLPPMRPSNWQDRNRTFDAIAEHVKQQGGQRTLVAGDLNCTPWSYWFRRLRKQSGLRNSSNGQGLHSTWNPSSLPLPGLMIDHVLVGAEIEVARHFVGPDIGSDHRPVIVDFH; this is translated from the coding sequence ATGACTAACGATGATGCCCAGCAATCGGGCCCACCGGAACATCGCCGCGGTCCAGTGCATGTTTCTGTACTTGCGTTAAAACGGTGCATTGAACTTTTCCTGATCACGTCGTCACTGGTCGCGATTGCCGCGATGACCGCCGGAATGTTTGGTAGATGGCATTATTTGCTGGACTTGGCCAGCCATCTGCGTGTGCAAGCGACAATGGGTTTGTTGGGAGCGGGGATTGGGTTGGTGCTGCTTAGGCGGCATCGCGTCGGCGGAATCCTGCTTGTGATCGGCGGCGGTTTGCTGATTAGTTTGTTACCGTTTTATTGGCCGACAGATCCCGTTACCGGCACGACTTACCGGTTGATGACGGCAAACGTGTTGACGCGGAACACGAACCATGCCGCCGTGCTGCGAGTGATCGCAGAGACCGACCCGGACTTGGTTGTGCTACAAGAGACGGACGCGGAGTGGACGCGTGCGTTGGAGCTTGGACTTCGCGACAGCTATCCGTTTCGCCGATTGCTGCCTCGCGAAGACAATTTCGGCATGTCGGTCTTTAGCAAACATCGCTGGTCAAAATGCGATGTGGTCTCGTTCTCGCTGGAGACGCAATTACCTTCGGTGGTGATGGATCTCGCGTTGCCCGATGGCGATCCGATACAGCTTATCGCGACACATCCGTTGCCTCCGATGCGACCCTCCAACTGGCAGGATCGGAACCGGACGTTTGACGCTATCGCCGAGCACGTGAAACAACAGGGCGGCCAGCGAACCTTGGTGGCAGGCGATTTGAACTGCACGCCGTGGTCGTATTGGTTTCGGCGATTGAGAAAACAATCCGGTTTGCGAAACTCATCAAATGGACAGGGACTACACAGCACTTGGAATCCGAGCTCGTTACCGCTGCCGGGGCTAATGATCGATCACGTATTGGTGGGGGCGGAAATCGAGGTCGCCCGTCATTTTGTCGGTCCGGATATTGGTTCAGACCATCGTCCCGTGATCGTTGACTTTCACTGA